In the Micromonospora narathiwatensis genome, one interval contains:
- a CDS encoding PadR family transcriptional regulator, giving the protein MSTQHVLLGLLAGGARHGYELKRAHDERLPQARPLAFGQVYATLGRLQRDGLVVPAGQGREGGPDRTAYALTEEGRVALDRWLATVEPPMPHVASTLFAKVVVALVVADADRARSYLIAQRRAHTERLRELTALKAAPSASLDDVIAADYAINHLDADLRWLHTTLDRVADWHREVHS; this is encoded by the coding sequence GTGTCCACTCAGCACGTCCTGCTCGGGTTGCTCGCCGGCGGTGCCCGGCACGGCTACGAGCTGAAGCGCGCCCACGACGAGCGGCTGCCCCAGGCCCGCCCGCTCGCCTTCGGGCAGGTCTACGCGACCCTTGGCCGGCTCCAGCGGGACGGCCTGGTGGTCCCGGCCGGCCAGGGGCGCGAGGGCGGCCCGGACCGCACGGCGTACGCGCTGACCGAGGAGGGACGGGTCGCGCTCGACCGGTGGCTCGCCACCGTCGAGCCACCCATGCCGCACGTGGCGAGCACCCTCTTCGCCAAGGTGGTGGTCGCGCTGGTGGTCGCCGACGCCGACCGAGCCCGGTCCTACCTCATCGCCCAGCGCCGGGCGCACACCGAGCGGCTCCGCGAACTGACCGCGCTGAAGGCCGCCCCCTCGGCCAGCCTCGACGACGTGATCGCGGCCGACTACGCCATCAACCATCTCGACGCCGACCTGCGGTGGCTGCACACCACCCTGGACCGGGTCGCCGACTGGCACCGGGAGGTGCACTCGTGA